Proteins encoded together in one uncultured Sphaerochaeta sp. window:
- a CDS encoding glycosyltransferase family 1 protein — protein sequence MFIGIPTFGTDHGKSGIGSYLRELLVRFDALTEDSGYTFELVGPKEDADYYLKGLTHIGWYAVEDADRNPIHNFFWNQVKLPPLVHQRGYDLVFFPAANRRLSGRLNCPTVGTVHDLAVLHIKEKYDFIHSFFNRKILPHLIRRLDHVLTVSEFSKNDIMRFVAVQDEKITVTHLAADQNRFKPPVDLQAAREDIAKRFGYDKPYLLYISRLEHPGKNHVNLIKAFSLARDAMDDPFLLVLPGPDKERAEEIHEEATHSAYTKDIRFPGFVDWDDIPLLYQGASLFVLPSRFEGFGLPVLEAMASATPVVTSDAASLVEIGGPQTPRFHPDDYQGLATLLVDLLQDREKQESLVKANLAWAASFSWERTTELTLQSFQTTYSTYERRH from the coding sequence ATGTTCATAGGTATTCCAACATTTGGAACTGACCATGGAAAATCAGGGATCGGAAGCTATCTACGGGAGCTTTTGGTGCGCTTTGATGCCCTGACAGAGGATAGTGGATACACTTTTGAGTTGGTTGGCCCCAAAGAGGATGCCGATTACTATCTGAAGGGACTGACGCATATCGGGTGGTATGCAGTGGAAGATGCTGATAGGAATCCCATCCATAACTTTTTCTGGAATCAGGTGAAGTTGCCTCCCTTGGTGCATCAGCGTGGCTATGACCTTGTATTTTTCCCTGCGGCAAACCGGCGCCTCAGTGGCCGACTGAACTGTCCGACCGTGGGGACCGTACACGACCTTGCGGTTTTGCACATCAAGGAGAAGTACGATTTTATCCATTCCTTTTTCAATCGCAAGATTCTCCCTCACCTGATCAGGCGTCTTGACCATGTCCTGACCGTGAGTGAATTCTCCAAGAATGACATCATGCGTTTTGTAGCCGTGCAGGATGAGAAGATCACCGTAACCCACCTTGCTGCAGACCAGAATAGGTTCAAGCCACCTGTAGATCTGCAAGCTGCACGAGAAGATATCGCAAAACGATTCGGCTATGACAAACCTTACCTTCTCTATATCTCTCGCCTTGAGCACCCAGGAAAGAATCATGTCAACCTGATCAAGGCCTTCTCCTTGGCAAGGGATGCCATGGATGACCCCTTCCTGTTGGTGCTCCCTGGTCCTGACAAGGAACGTGCCGAAGAGATACACGAGGAGGCTACACATTCAGCCTATACCAAGGATATCCGTTTCCCAGGTTTTGTTGATTGGGATGATATCCCTCTGTTGTATCAAGGAGCCTCGCTGTTTGTTCTTCCTTCCCGCTTTGAGGGTTTTGGCCTTCCTGTCCTGGAGGCTATGGCATCGGCAACCCCTGTGGTGACCAGCGATGCAGCATCATTGGTCGAGATCGGTGGACCGCAAACCCCACGCTTTCATCCTGATGATTACCAAGGTCTGGCAACCCTTCTGGTGGATTTGCTCCAAGACAGAGAAAAACAGGAGTCCCTGGTTAAGGCGAACCTTGCTTGGGCAGCTTCCTTTTCTTGGGAGCGGACAACAGAACTGACCCTTCAGTCATTTCAAACTACGTATTCTACCTATGAAAGGAGGCATTGA
- a CDS encoding exopolysaccharide biosynthesis polyprenyl glycosylphosphotransferase, with the protein MPFVILLDSPILKRCAQFAEKLADQLGQTKLIDISSFPQDTLPDTVTAETDAHFILLYAENALKVEKWRTKVDLKIYLEASKVDITVEVFGSLQERKGAGKSLSDEVQEILREKTGEGKPSGELSRNFADITIEADEILDEAAVSVSGYVTRIDPKTSRAFLDASKRRARLDQMIRQYQHATMTSRKAKIKRQLWLFVVKATLVFKRLMDIVLALTALVLLSPLFLVVALLIKITDRGPVFYVQKRVGLHGEEFPFPKFRSMVLNADALKDTLLQQADRAGDVTFKMKKDPRVTPIGRFIRRFSIDELPQLWCVLIGDMSIVGPRPPVPREVALYTQEDRRRLEVKPGLTGIWQVSGRSEIGFKQQVELDVLYIESHGFWLDLKLILKTIPAVLTGKGAY; encoded by the coding sequence ATGCCGTTTGTCATTCTTTTGGATAGTCCCATCCTAAAGCGCTGTGCTCAATTTGCTGAAAAACTTGCCGATCAACTCGGACAAACCAAGCTGATTGATATTTCTTCTTTCCCACAGGATACGTTACCTGATACGGTTACAGCGGAAACAGATGCCCATTTCATTCTTCTCTATGCGGAAAATGCCCTCAAAGTGGAGAAATGGAGAACCAAGGTTGATCTGAAAATCTATCTTGAAGCATCAAAAGTGGATATTACGGTTGAGGTTTTTGGATCACTGCAGGAACGCAAGGGTGCGGGGAAATCGCTGTCTGATGAGGTCCAGGAAATTCTCAGGGAGAAGACGGGGGAGGGCAAGCCGTCGGGGGAGTTGTCCCGTAATTTTGCCGATATCACCATTGAGGCAGACGAGATACTAGATGAGGCGGCCGTTTCTGTCTCTGGGTATGTTACCCGCATTGACCCGAAGACCAGCAGAGCGTTCCTTGACGCATCCAAGAGACGGGCACGGCTTGATCAGATGATTCGCCAATACCAGCATGCTACGATGACAAGCCGAAAGGCAAAGATTAAACGACAACTGTGGTTGTTCGTGGTAAAAGCAACACTTGTATTCAAACGTTTGATGGATATCGTGCTTGCCCTTACTGCATTGGTGTTGCTCTCCCCCTTGTTCCTTGTCGTTGCTTTATTGATCAAGATAACCGACCGGGGACCGGTGTTCTATGTACAGAAGCGGGTTGGGTTACATGGAGAGGAATTCCCATTCCCCAAGTTTCGTTCCATGGTACTGAATGCCGATGCCTTGAAGGATACCCTATTGCAACAGGCTGACCGTGCAGGGGATGTGACGTTCAAGATGAAAAAAGATCCAAGGGTTACGCCCATTGGACGGTTCATCCGGCGGTTCAGTATTGACGAGTTGCCACAGCTCTGGTGTGTGCTGATCGGGGACATGTCCATTGTAGGGCCCCGTCCACCGGTTCCCCGCGAGGTGGCCCTCTATACCCAGGAAGACAGGCGAAGACTTGAGGTTAAGCCTGGACTGACAGGAATATGGCAGGTAAGTGGACGTTCTGAGATTGGATTCAAGCAGCAAGTGGAGCTGGATGTGCTCTACATTGAGAGCCACGGGTTCTGGTTGGATTTGAAGTTGATACTTAAGACAATACCAGCAGTTTTGACCGGAAAAGGGGCATATTAG
- a CDS encoding WecB/TagA/CpsF family glycosyltransferase codes for MSKDLEILGLNITNITKEEALDRIDATTESLHTMHFVNAHCINVAAKDAEYHAILANADALFADGSGIRLAGSTLGCPIVDNVNGTDLFPLLCSRFAKTGKRMFLLGSAPGVAEKAARWAEEYTGSSIIAGTYHGYFKTGEESSVIEAINASGAELLLVALGVPRQEKWIASVRSLLQVPLCMGVGALFDFYSGTVSRAPLWMRKIGLEWVWRLLLEPGRMWRRYIVGNVVFIVRLMKLRIRQGRRSE; via the coding sequence ATGAGCAAAGATCTGGAAATTCTTGGACTCAATATTACCAACATCACCAAGGAAGAGGCTCTCGATCGCATTGATGCAACAACTGAGAGCCTGCATACCATGCACTTTGTGAATGCCCATTGTATCAACGTAGCTGCCAAGGATGCAGAGTATCATGCTATTCTAGCTAACGCAGATGCCCTTTTTGCGGATGGTTCGGGTATTCGCCTTGCTGGTTCGACACTTGGCTGCCCCATTGTCGATAATGTGAATGGAACTGATCTATTTCCACTGCTCTGTTCCCGATTCGCCAAGACAGGGAAGCGTATGTTCCTTCTGGGTTCTGCTCCCGGGGTTGCTGAGAAAGCAGCTCGTTGGGCAGAGGAGTATACCGGCTCTTCCATCATTGCTGGGACCTATCATGGCTATTTCAAGACAGGAGAGGAATCATCTGTGATCGAGGCAATCAATGCAAGTGGGGCAGAACTCCTGCTTGTTGCCCTCGGTGTTCCCCGCCAGGAGAAGTGGATAGCGTCAGTCCGATCCCTGTTGCAGGTCCCCCTCTGCATGGGCGTAGGGGCCCTGTTCGACTTCTATTCGGGCACAGTGAGCCGTGCGCCACTTTGGATGCGGAAAATTGGCCTGGAATGGGTCTGGCGTCTGCTCCTGGAACCGGGTAGAATGTGGCGCAGATATATAGTTGGGAATGTGGTGTTTATCGTCCGCCTCATGAAGTTGAGAATCAGGCAAGGAAGAAGGAGTGAATGA
- a CDS encoding NDP-sugar synthase, producing MNEAMNVVCDFTDSPSLSSSGSDLDTLTCFLPIMGKPFLHHLLGYIARLGAKHLAIFLSDNAEKFEQFIGDGERWGISVTYHLVKRGVSVKDRVAKSSSFSGDEPVLWCNARYLPCLKETHLKDPARFLTRENEETGWFYSNATDPSSLPSTPLEALCVADAKAYLKTVENVLSRNGGTLIVLGKELREGVWVGAGTKMHPSCTIIAPVYIGSQVNLGENTVIGPRCEIGNGCIIDDGSSIIESSVLSGSYVGKNLEVRRCVVNQNTIFNVALDSAYVASDAILTSSVEQEERSQNLLRVSVASRFIAFFLALLTSPILLVLLGINRFVYRRKREKISVLAIPQIDEGKKRTITISTLRRRSEKKGGIRWHARWIFLLGLWQVVLGKSRFCGVPFRTTEDFEKLSKEWQQLYLSSKPGIITEADILYEEYPEEEMLFSSEMYYHVVDSFSYNAKLIARYIKGLFR from the coding sequence GTGAATGAAGCAATGAATGTAGTATGTGATTTTACCGATTCTCCGTCGCTTTCCTCCTCGGGGAGTGATCTTGATACATTGACCTGTTTTCTCCCCATCATGGGTAAACCCTTCCTCCATCATCTTCTCGGATACATTGCCCGTCTTGGTGCAAAACATCTGGCCATTTTCCTTTCAGATAATGCTGAGAAATTCGAGCAGTTCATCGGGGATGGTGAACGGTGGGGGATTTCTGTTACCTATCACTTGGTCAAACGGGGTGTATCGGTGAAGGATCGGGTTGCAAAATCCTCTTCATTTTCCGGTGATGAGCCTGTTCTCTGGTGCAATGCACGCTACCTTCCTTGCTTGAAAGAGACCCATCTCAAAGACCCTGCAAGATTCCTCACACGTGAGAATGAGGAGACTGGCTGGTTTTACAGCAATGCTACAGATCCTTCGTCACTTCCCTCCACTCCGCTTGAAGCACTCTGTGTTGCCGATGCCAAGGCATATTTAAAGACAGTGGAGAATGTCTTGTCCAGAAATGGAGGAACCTTGATCGTATTGGGCAAGGAACTACGTGAGGGTGTTTGGGTAGGAGCAGGTACCAAGATGCATCCCTCTTGCACGATTATCGCACCGGTATACATCGGCAGCCAGGTCAATCTTGGGGAGAATACGGTAATTGGTCCCCGTTGTGAGATTGGGAATGGGTGTATCATCGATGACGGAAGCAGTATTATTGAATCCTCAGTGCTTAGTGGCAGCTATGTAGGAAAGAACCTTGAGGTACGCCGTTGTGTCGTCAACCAGAACACCATTTTCAACGTTGCTTTGGATAGCGCGTATGTAGCCAGTGATGCAATTCTGACATCCTCGGTTGAGCAGGAAGAACGATCACAGAACCTGCTCAGGGTGAGTGTAGCTTCCCGCTTTATTGCGTTTTTTCTCGCACTCCTTACTTCCCCGATACTGTTGGTATTACTTGGTATCAATCGGTTTGTGTACCGTCGGAAGCGTGAGAAAATCTCAGTTTTGGCGATTCCACAAATCGATGAGGGAAAGAAGCGGACCATTACCATCTCTACCCTCCGTAGACGTTCCGAGAAAAAGGGAGGGATCAGGTGGCACGCCCGGTGGATCTTCCTCCTTGGACTTTGGCAAGTGGTTCTAGGAAAATCACGTTTCTGCGGGGTTCCGTTTCGTACCACCGAGGATTTTGAGAAACTATCCAAGGAGTGGCAACAGCTCTACCTTTCCAGCAAGCCAGGCATCATCACTGAGGCCGACATCCTCTATGAAGAGTATCCTGAGGAGGAGATGCTCTTCTCCTCGGAGATGTACTACCATGTTGTCGATTCCTTCTCTTACAATGCGAAGCTGATTGCCCGCTATATCAAAGGTCTGTTCAGGTAA
- a CDS encoding glycosyltransferase, translating to MSEARAIPVVIRSHNDLSYLKDTLAMVFAQSLAASVHVFDNDSSDGTLDYLASQNVTVHRVPEGTYIPGDVLNRAMQTVDPSQPFVAFLNSDCTPLDEHWLEYLLASFSEGVAAVFGRQVPRPDCKPLFAKDTEDTFGDGERQKTWKHCFSMASSAIRRSVWESMPFRTDITYSEDIDWTWRARQEGWKISYTKDSRVYHSHNYTPSQFYKRHQGEGRAEAHIFTWKAWERSFLRYSLLPFLRQIKSDYVYAIQKGHPSLLIRSPILRLSQLRGRRKGFLQGLKEIIHEQ from the coding sequence ATGTCTGAAGCAAGAGCAATCCCAGTAGTCATTAGAAGCCACAATGACCTTTCCTACCTGAAAGATACACTTGCAATGGTATTTGCCCAGAGTCTTGCTGCTTCAGTGCATGTTTTTGACAACGACTCGAGTGATGGCACACTGGACTATCTAGCCTCACAGAATGTAACGGTTCATCGTGTCCCAGAGGGTACATATATCCCGGGGGATGTGCTTAACCGCGCCATGCAAACAGTGGATCCATCGCAACCCTTTGTAGCATTCCTCAACTCCGATTGCACCCCTCTTGATGAACATTGGTTGGAATATCTACTTGCAAGCTTCAGCGAAGGCGTAGCTGCCGTATTCGGTAGACAGGTGCCAAGACCTGACTGTAAACCTCTGTTTGCCAAGGATACCGAGGACACGTTTGGCGATGGAGAAAGACAAAAAACTTGGAAACACTGCTTTTCGATGGCTAGTTCAGCGATCAGGCGATCAGTTTGGGAAAGTATGCCATTCAGGACAGATATCACCTACTCTGAGGACATCGACTGGACATGGCGGGCAAGACAAGAAGGGTGGAAGATTTCCTATACAAAGGACTCCCGAGTCTACCACTCGCATAACTATACCCCGTCCCAGTTCTATAAACGTCACCAGGGAGAAGGAAGAGCTGAGGCCCATATCTTCACCTGGAAGGCTTGGGAGAGATCCTTCCTACGCTACTCCCTGCTACCATTTCTTCGTCAGATAAAGAGCGACTATGTCTATGCAATCCAGAAAGGTCATCCCTCTCTTTTGATCCGCTCGCCGATACTACGGCTCTCCCAGCTGCGAGGTCGCAGGAAGGGATTCTTGCAAGGACTTAAGGAAATAATTCATGAGCAATAA
- a CDS encoding alkaline phosphatase family protein — MKKKSVSLCVFIDAFGWDLMKTHPFLDDVLTHKQPLDTIFGYSSTCDPTILTGLLPREHGHFSFFAYAPEQSPFRRCLFIQLMRLVPKSLSSRGRVRNIASRILRRRLGYTGYFNIYNMPFKLLPSFDYTEKKDLYQKGGINSGSDTIMDYARDNKLDFFLSDWKASETDNLNALTQSLTDPKRNVQFAYLYMASMDAILHQWGTQASPVAEKIKWYEEQLNTLLATAHEQYEEVRIHLFSDHGMTDIESTCDLMPYIENTDLVFGKDYAAVYDSTMARFWYLKTHAEKIIKEALKSLDCGSFLSQETMNRYGIDFPNNRYGDDFYLLNPGVLLVPSHMGERPLKGMHGYAIEHHASVASYASNVQIEPKPKRLDDLYAIMKGEIDRCLKQEQSQ, encoded by the coding sequence TTGAAAAAGAAATCAGTCAGCCTCTGTGTCTTTATCGATGCTTTCGGGTGGGATCTGATGAAAACACATCCTTTTCTGGATGATGTACTGACCCATAAGCAACCACTGGACACCATCTTCGGATACAGCTCTACCTGTGACCCTACCATTCTCACAGGTCTGCTGCCACGTGAACATGGCCACTTTTCTTTTTTCGCCTATGCCCCAGAGCAATCCCCATTCAGACGCTGTCTGTTTATTCAACTGATGCGTCTGGTCCCAAAATCCCTTTCCAGCCGAGGCAGGGTTCGCAACATAGCAAGCCGTATCCTACGCCGTCGTCTTGGATATACCGGGTACTTCAATATTTACAACATGCCGTTCAAGTTGCTGCCCTCCTTCGACTATACTGAGAAGAAGGACCTCTACCAGAAGGGAGGTATCAATAGCGGCAGCGATACCATCATGGATTATGCCAGGGATAACAAGCTGGATTTCTTTCTTTCAGACTGGAAAGCAAGCGAGACAGACAACCTCAATGCACTCACCCAGTCACTGACTGATCCGAAGAGAAATGTGCAATTTGCCTATCTCTACATGGCAAGCATGGATGCAATCCTGCACCAATGGGGAACACAAGCAAGTCCGGTTGCAGAGAAGATCAAATGGTATGAAGAACAACTAAACACTTTGCTAGCCACTGCCCATGAACAGTATGAAGAAGTACGGATCCACCTATTCTCGGACCATGGAATGACGGATATTGAGAGCACCTGTGATCTTATGCCCTATATCGAAAATACAGATCTGGTGTTTGGAAAGGACTATGCTGCTGTCTATGACTCGACGATGGCCCGCTTCTGGTACCTCAAGACCCATGCTGAGAAAATAATCAAGGAAGCACTGAAATCGCTTGATTGTGGTTCCTTTCTCAGTCAGGAGACAATGAATCGTTACGGTATTGATTTTCCTAATAATCGCTATGGGGATGATTTCTACCTGCTGAACCCTGGGGTACTCTTGGTGCCAAGTCATATGGGAGAAAGACCCTTGAAAGGCATGCACGGATATGCCATAGAACACCATGCATCGGTAGCTTCCTATGCCTCAAACGTGCAAATAGAGCCTAAACCGAAACGCTTGGATGACTTATACGCCATCATGAAAGGGGAAATTGACCGATGTCTGAAGCAAGAGCAATCCCAGTAG
- a CDS encoding STAS domain-containing protein — translation MQTIQEPQALVLIPEITTLTAANAKEFKAALEGHLEETKTMVIDLSSVTFIDSTGLGVLLFALKRLNQKEGELKLCNVTKPVRVLFELVRLHQIMEVYNSREEALASFSS, via the coding sequence ATGCAAACTATCCAGGAACCGCAGGCCTTAGTGCTGATACCGGAAATCACCACACTCACCGCAGCAAACGCGAAAGAGTTCAAAGCTGCGTTGGAAGGACATCTTGAAGAGACGAAAACCATGGTTATCGATCTCTCTTCGGTGACATTCATTGACAGTACAGGTTTGGGCGTCCTCCTCTTTGCATTGAAAAGACTCAATCAGAAAGAGGGTGAACTGAAGCTTTGCAACGTCACCAAGCCGGTACGAGTGCTGTTCGAACTTGTACGATTGCATCAGATCATGGAAGTCTACAACTCACGTGAGGAAGCTCTGGCCTCATTCTCTTCATAG
- a CDS encoding glycoside hydrolase family 9 protein, producing MGLRRIVLTVILLVSVPVLLCAMPSIERLFSAREHKELPEAALSVHMASDQILVVSFTDSYHPESLPSNPLLSVPTDWLINGQHPIAVYHAARSVNELPKQGNTYPVEVGYSLYLELEEPLENQARYEIESPFGSHSFVFDDSVIFNESIKVNQVGYHPDSTVRYANLGVFLGDGGSRKVNEDLPYSVITEGGTMVYSGTVQYRGDDTITNEDTITSGEYVYRLDLSEVERGGPYRIHIAQWGVSHPFSVSYEAVDQIATTALRGLYHQRCGTALELPYTPYERDACHTEVALTKTEWGQSTFIDVPKGTPMISITGGHHDAGDFDRRPYHTLVPIMLLSYLEAFPTHFLDAQASIPESGNGLPDLLDEALWAIQGWEALQITDPMDPDYGMVMAGTETSSHPEYGLVQADTDRLSYGTFAVDEQVSAFTAGMMAHASRLLLEYGEVWEARSAQLYERALLAWNALEAAQPTTSTMYAALQLYLTSSTIGENHNANVFHQRFRQEAEALLIEDGYWPEQYRPGNITATCHTFHFSSYLLTNQMVDDELSTALEELLFRQAEKGGYMGFDMDTALYPLGVSKSYGWGAATAQGRYADVHAFAYRLAKSEEERKKQFAILTQYADYALGLNPLGVSFVTGLGSEQPNSPLHLDSWPAIEKGLPPVPGIVLYGPTSGRSGAAYQLAVSDTLYPVWEEQPQQRRWADGWSLVNNNEFTIWETMVWNIAMYGAMNTHPLNGR from the coding sequence ATGGGTTTGAGACGAATTGTACTTACTGTAATCCTGCTGGTATCTGTCCCTGTTTTGTTGTGTGCAATGCCATCAATTGAACGGCTTTTCTCTGCAAGAGAGCATAAGGAATTACCAGAGGCCGCATTGTCGGTGCATATGGCAAGTGACCAGATATTGGTAGTCAGCTTCACAGACTCCTATCACCCTGAGTCTCTCCCTTCCAACCCGCTTCTTTCTGTTCCCACTGATTGGCTCATCAATGGCCAGCATCCAATTGCTGTCTACCATGCTGCACGGTCGGTGAATGAACTTCCCAAACAGGGCAATACCTATCCCGTTGAGGTTGGGTACTCCCTCTACCTCGAGCTTGAGGAACCATTGGAAAATCAAGCACGGTATGAGATAGAAAGTCCGTTTGGCTCTCACTCCTTTGTGTTCGATGATAGCGTTATATTCAATGAGTCGATCAAGGTGAATCAGGTTGGCTACCATCCTGATAGCACTGTCCGCTATGCCAATCTGGGGGTGTTTCTGGGTGATGGTGGGTCGAGAAAAGTGAATGAGGACCTTCCTTACTCAGTGATAACGGAGGGTGGAACGATGGTCTACTCCGGCACTGTCCAGTACCGCGGAGACGACACAATCACGAACGAGGATACCATTACCTCTGGTGAGTATGTCTATCGCCTGGATCTCTCAGAGGTGGAAAGGGGAGGTCCCTATCGTATTCATATTGCTCAGTGGGGTGTTTCACATCCATTTTCCGTCTCCTATGAAGCAGTTGATCAAATAGCAACCACTGCCCTCAGGGGACTGTATCACCAACGCTGTGGTACAGCACTCGAGTTGCCGTATACTCCCTATGAACGTGATGCTTGCCACACTGAGGTAGCTCTCACCAAGACTGAATGGGGGCAATCGACTTTCATTGATGTTCCCAAAGGCACTCCTATGATCTCGATCACAGGAGGACACCATGATGCAGGGGACTTTGACAGGAGGCCTTACCATACCCTGGTCCCGATCATGTTGCTCAGCTACCTTGAAGCATTTCCTACCCACTTCCTGGATGCTCAGGCCTCCATCCCAGAGTCAGGCAATGGGTTGCCTGATCTTCTGGATGAAGCCCTTTGGGCGATCCAGGGTTGGGAAGCCCTGCAGATAACCGATCCGATGGATCCTGATTATGGGATGGTCATGGCAGGGACTGAGACCTCCTCCCATCCTGAGTATGGTCTTGTCCAGGCCGATACCGATAGGCTCTCCTATGGTACCTTTGCAGTGGATGAACAAGTCTCTGCATTCACCGCTGGTATGATGGCCCACGCTTCACGCCTGTTGCTGGAATATGGAGAAGTCTGGGAAGCTCGCTCTGCTCAGTTGTACGAAAGAGCCTTGCTCGCATGGAATGCGCTTGAAGCAGCCCAGCCCACCACCTCAACCATGTATGCTGCTCTCCAGCTCTACCTGACCAGCTCCACAATAGGTGAAAACCATAATGCCAATGTATTCCACCAGCGTTTCCGCCAAGAAGCAGAGGCCCTGCTCATAGAGGATGGATACTGGCCAGAGCAATACCGACCTGGTAACATCACAGCCACCTGCCATACGTTCCATTTCAGCAGTTACCTGCTTACCAATCAGATGGTTGATGATGAGCTCTCCACGGCACTTGAGGAATTGCTCTTCCGTCAGGCAGAGAAGGGTGGGTATATGGGGTTCGATATGGATACTGCTCTCTATCCGCTCGGGGTGAGCAAGTCCTACGGCTGGGGGGCGGCTACCGCCCAGGGGCGATATGCCGATGTCCATGCCTTTGCCTATAGGCTCGCAAAGAGTGAAGAGGAGCGAAAGAAACAGTTCGCAATACTCACACAGTATGCAGACTATGCCTTGGGCCTGAATCCCCTTGGGGTGTCCTTCGTAACAGGGTTGGGCTCAGAGCAGCCCAATAGTCCATTGCATCTTGATTCCTGGCCTGCAATCGAGAAAGGCTTGCCACCGGTTCCTGGCATTGTCCTGTACGGTCCAACCTCTGGACGAAGCGGAGCTGCCTACCAGTTGGCTGTCTCTGATACCCTCTATCCAGTTTGGGAAGAGCAGCCACAGCAGAGACGATGGGCAGATGGATGGTCCTTGGTGAACAATAATGAGTTCACTATCTGGGAGACAATGGTCTGGAATATTGCCATGTATGGTGCAATGAACACCCATCCTCTCAACGGTCGATGA
- a CDS encoding GNAT family N-acetyltransferase has protein sequence MTKDDKRKLTAQIDVWPPNAAFAADWNSLLEQTPFASAFDHLEWIEIGVGQFTKNAKILPCRFLDQEGTLACMGIFRMTEESGKILPRTVVRTIEFNSQRITPFIGADQQTTAEAIVALHEAINKPVDSFDFFKLDPQGGTLEKLSSILEAKAVPHSLEVFNEQPYFPLVGTWVEYLSDRTQGHRKRIRRYTRKLWEKYPDYHFTRYQSKTDFTEESFSSVMEEILALFDASWQAEALAEENALEDLKSFYQQVATVFLEKGLLDLCTLHCDHTLIAFELNLVYHGSVHMLFGAYNRDYADWSPGNAILSEIIQDSYKKEYEKIEFGGEYLDYKKLWTKSMAPSYHLRVHGNTLRAKIKKIIDR, from the coding sequence ATGACAAAGGACGATAAACGAAAACTAACCGCCCAGATTGATGTTTGGCCACCCAATGCTGCATTCGCTGCTGATTGGAACTCCCTTTTGGAACAAACTCCTTTTGCCAGCGCCTTCGACCATCTCGAGTGGATAGAGATCGGCGTCGGCCAGTTTACCAAGAATGCAAAGATTCTTCCCTGCCGCTTCCTGGACCAGGAAGGCACCTTGGCATGCATGGGAATCTTTCGCATGACAGAGGAGTCCGGCAAGATACTGCCACGGACTGTGGTACGTACCATTGAATTCAATTCACAAAGGATCACACCCTTTATTGGAGCCGACCAGCAAACCACGGCAGAGGCAATTGTAGCACTGCACGAGGCCATCAACAAACCAGTGGACTCCTTTGATTTCTTCAAGCTTGACCCACAAGGCGGGACCTTGGAAAAACTTTCCAGCATTCTTGAGGCAAAGGCAGTACCTCACTCCCTGGAAGTTTTCAATGAACAACCCTACTTCCCACTGGTGGGAACCTGGGTTGAATATCTCTCAGATCGTACCCAGGGACACAGAAAGAGAATCCGGCGCTATACCCGAAAACTTTGGGAGAAATACCCAGATTACCACTTCACCCGATACCAGAGCAAAACTGATTTTACTGAAGAAAGTTTTTCCTCTGTCATGGAAGAGATACTTGCCCTTTTCGATGCAAGCTGGCAAGCAGAAGCACTTGCTGAGGAGAATGCCTTGGAGGACCTGAAGTCATTCTATCAACAGGTTGCCACAGTTTTCCTGGAGAAGGGCTTGCTCGATCTCTGTACCTTGCATTGTGATCACACACTTATTGCCTTTGAATTGAACCTTGTGTATCACGGGTCGGTCCATATGCTCTTTGGAGCATACAACCGAGACTATGCTGACTGGTCTCCCGGCAATGCCATACTCTCGGAAATCATTCAGGACTCCTACAAGAAGGAGTACGAGAAGATTGAGTTCGGGGGTGAGTATCTCGATTACAAGAAGCTATGGACAAAGAGCATGGCGCCCTCCTACCATCTACGAGTGCATGGCAATACCTTACGTGCAAAAATCAAGAAGATCATCGACCGTTGA